A window from Fragaria vesca subsp. vesca linkage group LG5, FraVesHawaii_1.0, whole genome shotgun sequence encodes these proteins:
- the LOC101309167 gene encoding ubiquitin carboxyl-terminal hydrolase 15-like — protein MGVLECWVMWVHGFSCYMGIKWVSVVIWLSWAVLIFVFSIENFGENITGLSGGPGGLVLRDIGHEYAGGDMLEPREADIPALFLVFVVLPLLAYVLLGKWSDASKKRERVSLLAQLASEEAFRAEAMAVADVIPPVSSVKNNVHACARCSRTATTRCSRCKSVRYCSGKCQIMHWREVHRQTCMQLEPSSATSSPMAVSYGDSFHNDIINSQYFGCGMEQIYVEEAPTENIIYSPIYTGIPNMVQCASVDPSHISMLEKRTVDKKVSRKSKTELLRKKDGLAFDPSEETFGDWTTHSTFSNVASKEVSMEHKPSNMDSVLSDAETLKKYHADISDTYINGQDTSGHTVLENDKFQGQDGNIFESRSNSGLTSSSYYSSKSGEDVHEVGSDFVSEGEHSLQGEKSSKDEKAEFKSSEIAAVKGSVKAKRAPYSLGTKVPKLSKSTVKDSLKQYCSEIERQGKITDDSKVARMKETTSQGSNGMTNIKIMKMMGLKKPKNITRQGVPEVSGYRHKTKKVLFPYDEFVKYFQCEIFDLTPRGLLNCGNSCYANAVLQCLTCTKPLIIYLLRRSHSRACCGKDWCLMCELEQHVTMLRESGGALSPRQILFHMRSINCQIGDGSQEDAHEFLRLLVASMQSICLEGMGGENRVDPRLQETTFIQHTFGGNLRSKVKCLRCHHESERYENIMDLTLEIYGWVESLEDALTQFTTPEDLDGENMYRCGRCAAYVRARKQLSIHEAPNILTIVLKRFQEGRYGKINKCITFPEMLDMIPFMTGTGDIPPLYLLYAVVVHLDTQNASFSGHYIAYVKDMRGNWFRIDDTEVQPVSMGQVMMEGAYILFYMRSCPRPQRGFGGKTIRQQVPNFENGSLPKAQRPKPSQSIPSSQYVSPEHLPGFIRSETANGIANSTCSDILRSYNGNVFPTEESQKTYVDPTSMEFSDATSSDWSLFTSSDEASFTTESTRDSFSTVDHADAGNMDPISSIFNILYAPEYSHSSVACRKFSNSRLH, from the exons ATGGGTGTGCTTGAGTGTTGGGTAATGTGGGTTCATGGCTTCAGTTGTTATATGGGTATCAAGTGGGTATCAGTTGTTATATGGCTTTCTTGGGCTG TACTGATTTTTGTGTTTTCGATTGAAAATTTTGGTGAAAATATTACAGGTCTGAGTGGTGGGCCTGGTGGA TTGGTGTTGAGGGATATTGGACATGAGTATGCTGGTGGGGACATGCTTGAGCCAAGGGAAGCTGATATACCTGCACTGTTCTTGGTTTTCGTTGTGCTTCCTTTGCTTGCTTATGTTTTACTTGGAAAATGGAGTGATGCATCTAAGAAGAGAGAGCGGGTGAGTTTGCTTGCTCAACTCGCATCAGAAGAAGCTTTTAGAGCAGAAGCAATGGCTGTGGCTGATGTTATTCCTCCGGTTTCGTCTGTAAAGAATAATGTTCATGCATGTGCTAGATGCTCTAGGACAGCCACTACCCGCTGCTCTAGATGCAAATCTGTCAGATATTG TTCTGGGAAGTGTCAAATAATGCATTGGAGGGAAGTTCACAGGCAAACATGCATGCAGTTGGAACCTAGTAGTGCAACCTCATCTCCTATGGCTGTCTCATATGGAGATTCTTTTCATAATGACATCATTAATTCACAGTACTTTGGGTGTGGTATGGAGCAGATTTATGTAGAGGAAGCACCAACTGAAAATATAATTTATTCTCCAATTTACACTGGTATCCCGAATATGGTTCAGTGCGCTTCAGTTGACCCCTCTCACATTTCCATGCTGGAGAAAAGAACTGTGGACAAGAAGGTTTCCCGAAAATCCAAAACCGAACTCTTGAGGAAAAAGGATGGATTAGCATTTGATCCTTCTGAAGAAACATTTGGTGATTGGACTACCCACTCAACCTTTTCTAACGTTGCATCAAAAGAGGTTTCTATGGAGCATAAG CCATCAAATATGGATTCTGTCTTGTCAGATGCTGAAACTCTGAAGAAATACCATGCCGATATTTCTGATACTTATATTAATGGACAAGATACTTCAGGACATACAGTACTTGAGAATGATAAGTTTCAAGGACAAGATGGTAACATATTTGAATCAAGAAGCAACTCTGGATTAACTAGCTCATCATATTATTCTTCAAAAAGTGGAGAAGATGTGCATGAAGTGGGGTCGGACTTCGTTTCCGAGGGAGAACATTCTCTTCAAGGAGAAAAAAGTTCCAAGGATGAAAAGGCAGAGTTCAAAAGTTCTGAAATTGCTGCAGTAAAGGGAAGTGTGAAGGCTAAACGAGCTCCATATTCTCTCGGGACAAAGGTGCCTAAATTGTCAAAATCAACAGTCAAAGACTCTTTGAAGCAGTATTGCTCTGAGATAGAGAGGCAGGGAAAGATTACTGATGATTCAA AAGTAGCTAGAATGAAAGAGACAACTTCACAGGGAAGCAATGGAATGACAAACATAAAGATTATGAAGATGATGGGTCTAAAGAAGCCAAAAAACATTACCAGACAGGGTGTCCCTGAAGTCAGTGGTTATCGACACAAAACTAAGAAG GTCCTGTTTCCCTATGACGAGTTTGTGAAGTACTTTCAATGTGAAATCTTTGACTTAACACCTCGGGGGCTTTTAAATTGTGGTAACAG TTGCTATGCAAATGCTGTCTTGCAGTGCTTAACTTGCACGAAGCCACTCATTATCTATTTGCTTCGCCGATCACATTCGAGAGCCT GTTGTGGCAAAGATTGGTGTCTCATGTGTGAACTAGAGCAACATGTGACGATGTTACGAGAAAGTGGGGGTGCTCTTTCTCCTCGCCAGATTCTTTTTCACATGAGGAGTATTAATTGCCAAATTGGTGATGGAAGTCAGGAAGATGCTCATGAATTTTTAAG GCTACTAGTTGCATCAATGCAATCTATATGCTTGGAGGGAATGGGTGGTGAAAATAGGGTTGATCCAAGATTGCAAGAAACAACTTTTATACAACACACCTTTGGTGGGAATCTCAGATCCAAG GTTAAGTGTTTGAGATGTCATCATGAGTCTGAACGATATGAAAACATCATGGATCTTACATTAGAAATTTATGGTTGGGTTGAGTCACTTGAAGATGCGCTGACTCAGTTTACGACACCTGAAGATTTAGATGGTGAAAATATGTATAGATGTGGAAG GTGTGCTGCATATGTTCGAGCCAGGAAGCAATTGAGCATACATGAGGCACCAAATATCCTGACAATTGTCTTGAAGAGGTTTCAG GAAGGAAGATATGGGAAGATAAACAAGTGCATCACATTTCCGGAGATGCTGGATATGATTCCATTCATGACCGGAACGGGTGACATTCCTCCACTTTACTTGCTATATGCTGTTGTGGTGCATTTGGATACACAAAATGCCTCTTTCTCTGGACATTATATAGCATATGTGAAAGACATGCGAGGCAACTGGTTCAGGATAGATGACACTGAG GTTCAGCCCGTGTCAATGGGCCAGGTTATGATGGAAGGGGCATATATTTTATTCTATATGAG GTCTTGCCCTCGCCCTCAAAGAGGATTTGGAGGAAAAACTATCAGGCAGCAAGTTCCAAATTTTGAAAATGGTTCTTTGCCAAAAGCTCAGAGGCCAAAGCCAAGCCAAAGCATTCCCAGCAGCCAATATGTTAGCCCAGAGCATTTACCTGGTTTTATCAGGTCAGAAACTGCAAATGGCATTGCAAACAGCACTTGCAGTGACATCCTTAGGAGTTATAATGGGAATGTTTTTCCAACGGAGGAAAGTCAGAAAACATATGTTGACCCCACAAGCATGGAATTCTCAGATGCTACATCTAGCGATTGGTCCCTTTTCACAAGTTCCGATGAGGCTTCTTTCACAACTGAGAGCACTAGAGACTCTTTCAGTACTGTTGATCATGCTGATGCTGGCAACATGGATCCAATCTCATCAATTTTCAACATCTTGTATGCGCCAGAATACTCTCACAGTTCTGTTGCCTGTAGAAAGTTTTCAAATAGTAGGCTTCATTAG